The DNA segment TGTTCAACGACGCGTTCGCCCCGCTGTCGGCCGATCCAGGGTGGCTGTTGACGTTCACTGGGACGGTCCTCCTGCCCATGCTGGGACTGGGTGCGTACTACTATCGCCGGGACCCCGCAGCCGGACGGGTCGCCTACACCGCACTCGGACTCCCGATCGTCATGGGCCTCTTTGCGGGCGGCGTCTGGCTGCTGTTCCGACACGTCGCTCCCCCCCGAATGTGGTTCGGCTTCGTCGTCGCGCTGGCGATCGTCGTCGCGCTCGTTCGGGCACACGAGCGGATCAGACCGAACGCAACCGACGAACGTACCGTCCTCCTCGTTGGTGGCACCATCCTCGCACTCGTCGGGGTCCCGGGGCTCTTCCCGAGCCTCCGGAACCTCGTCCTCTCAGCCCCTGCGCTACCGACGGTGACGGTCATGTTCCTGTTGACCTTTGCCCTCCCGATCGCGACGCTCGCGGGTTGGTACGTCCGGAAGGGACGCGAGAGCACTCGCGCCGGGACGATCGCCCTCGCAGTCGTGCTGGTCGCCGCTGGCCTCGGCCTCGTAATCGGGCCCGTCGCTGGCGTCCTTCCGGCTACCTGGGTCATCGCCGTCTCCCCCGTCGTCGGGGCACTGGTGATGTACGTCGATCGCGTTCTCCGTCAGGGAGAGGGCACCTCGGGGTTCGCGTTCCCGGTCGTCGTCGTCGCGGGCATCCTCGCGGGGACGGCGATCGCCGACCTCGCAGACTTTGCTGGTCCGGAGACGTGGCTCAATCGCGATTTCCTCACCGGGGTACACTCCACGACGGCGGTCGAGGCGGGCATCTACCCAGCGCTCGTCGGTTCCGTCCTCATCCTCATCGTGATCGTCGTCTCGGCGTTTCCCGTCGGGATCGCCGCGGCGGTCTACCTCGAGGAGTACGCGCCCTCCGGCGGTAAGCTGGGTCGTTTCATCGAACTCATCGAGATCAACATCGCGAACCTCGCGGGTGTGCCCTCGGTCGTATACGGGGTTCTCGGGCTGGCGATCTTCATCAATCTCCTCAACATGGGCGTCGGCACCGCCGTCGTCGCCGGGTTCACCGTCGGGCTGCTGATCCTGCCGATCGTGATCATCTCGACTCAGGAGGCGATCCGGTCGGTGCCCGACTCCCGACGCAACGCCTCGTATGCAATGGGGGCGACCAAGTGGCAGACCGTTCGGAACGTCGTGCTTCCCGAGTCGATGGCTGGCATCTTCACGGGGACGATCCTCGCGCTGGGGCGGGCGATCGGCGAGACAGCTCCCCTGTTGATGATCGGCGTCCCGGCCGTCGTGCGCGTCTCGCCGGAATCCTTCTTCAGCCGAACCGGCGCGATGCCCCGACAGATCCTCACGTGGTCGACGCAGATCGAGACGGACTTCCGCTACGGCGTTCTGGCCGCCGGCGTCGTGACGCTCCTCGTCGTGCTACTGACGATGAATGCCACGGCCATCGTCCTCCGGAACCGCTACCAGCAAAGTCGGTAGCGGATCGAACCCCTTAGGTCCGTACCGCCGCTGGCTTCGGACATGCAGAACCTGCTCGTCGCCGAGGACCTCCGCCGTGAGTACGACGGAGCCCTCGCGCTCGACGGCGTCTCGCTCTCGGTCGAACGGGGGGAGGTGTTCGCGCTCATCGGCCCCAACGGCGCGGGGAAGACGACGCTCGTGCGCGCGCTCACCGGCACCACCGAGCCGGACGGCGGGCGGGCGTCGGTGCTCGGCTCACCGCCCGCCGAGGTGGACCGCTCGCGGATCGCGCTGCTCCCACAGTCGTTCTCCCCGCCGCGGCGGCTCACCGCGCGCGAGCTTCTGGAGTACTACGCGGGGCTCTACGACGACTCCCGGCCGGTCGGGGAGGTCCTCGCGGAGGTCGGGATGGCCGATGACGCCGACACGTGGTACGAGAAGCTCTCGGGCGGTCAGCAGCGTCGCGTCTGCGTGGGGACCGCGCTCGTGAACGATCCCGAGGTGCTCTTCCTCGACGAACCGACGACGGGGATCGATCCCGCGGGCCGGCGCGATCTCCGAACTCTGATCGCGAGGCTGGCCGCCGGCGGGACGACGGTGTTCCTGACGACTCACGACATGGCGGAGGCCGAACGCCTCGCCGACCGCGTCGGCCTGCTCGCGGACGGGCGGCTGGTCGAGGTCGGCTCGCCGTCCGAACTCGTACGTGAACACGGCGGCGAGAGCCGTCTGATCGTCGAGACCGACGCCGGGACCGACGCGCTCGCCGGAAGCGGCTATCGCGTCTCGGCGGACGATCGGCGGCTGGTCGTCCACGGGATCCGCCCTCGGGAGATCGGCGAGGCGGTCGCGGCGCTCGAACGCGCGGGCATCGAGTACGAGTCGCTGACCTGGACCGAATCCGGGCTGGAGGACGTCTACCTCGCGCTCGCGGGCGAACGGGACGCGGAGACGCATGCACGGAACCCCCTCGCGGAGACGGGTGGAGCGCGATGAGCGCGACCGCCCGGATCCGTGCGGAGTTCGGCGCGGCGTGGCACTCGTTCGTCCGCCGACGGACCGCCGTCTTCTTCACCTTCTTCTTCCCCGTCATCCTGATCGTGATCTTCGGCGCGCTCGTGCGGACCGACCCGACCGGCGGCGGGCTGTTCACCGAACCTCCCGAGTACTACCTCGCGGGCTATCTGGCCGTGGTCGTGATGTTCACGCCGCTCTCGCGGGTCGGGAGTACCGTCGCGCGCCACCGTGAGGGCACCCGCTTCGAGAAGCTGGCGACGACGCCGCTCTCGCGTACCGAGTGGCTGCTCGCGCACACGCTCGTCAACGTCGTCCTCGTGGGGGCGGCGAGCGCCGTCCTCCTCGTCGTCCTCCTGCTGATCACCGACGCGCAGTTCGTCCCCTCGCCGCTGCTGGTCCCGTTCGTCGCGCTGGGGACGGCGCTGTTCTGCGGGTTCGGCGCGATCCTCGGGCGGGTCGCCGACTCCCAGGACGGCGTGATCGCCGCCGCGAACACCGTCGCCCTGCCGATGCTCTTTCTCGCGGAGACGTTCGTCCCGCCGGCGCTGCTGCCCGAGTGGATGGGCCCGCTGATCGACCTCCTGCCGTTGACGTACTTCGCACGCGGCGTGCGGGCGGTGACGTCGACCGGCGATCCGTGGCTCGCGGACTTGGCGGTCCTGGCCGGCCTGGCCGTCGCGTTCCTGCTCGTCGGCGCGTACGCGATCCCGCGAACCGACTGACTGCGGGAGGATTCCAGACCCTAGAAAGCTTATACACAACCATTTCCTAGCTGAAATAATGAGCGAGAAACCGATCGTCGAGGGCCGATCCGATGGAGCGTGAACGCGCGGAGACGGAGCGCTATCGCTACACGGAGTACCTCCACGGCTCGAGCACGATCTTCCTGATCCAGGACGCGGAGAACGACAACGCCTGGATCCAGTCGACCACCGCCGTCCCCGCCGAGCGCTGAACTGGGTCAGGCTCCCCGTCTCGCGCGCTCGATCGCCAGGTGGACGACGATACCGAGCACGAAGGCGGCGCCGAGGTTCCAGACGAGCGCGAGCAGCCCGATCGAGACCGAGAGCGCGAGATTCGACGAGCTCCGGACGCTCGCGCCGAGCGAGACGGCGATCATCACGAGAAGGACGCCGAGCATCGCGACCGGAAAGGCGCCGAGAAACGCCGCCGAGGCGAACGGGACGAGGGCGAGATAGCCGACCCCGAGGACGAGGTTCGCGCCGCCCGTCCGCGCGCCGAACTCGTACTTCCCGGCGACGCCGTCACAGCCGTGACACATCGGGATCCCCCCGGCCGGAACCGCGAGCAGGTTCGTCACGCCCATGCTCGTCGAGAGCTCGTCGGCCGGGACCTCCCGGTCGAAGAGATCGGAGAACAGAAGCGAGGTCGCGAGCGCCGCGTTGCCGATCGTCATCGCCAACTGGGCGAAGACGCCGTCGGCGGTCCGCCACGTGAGCGCCCCCGCGATCGCCGGTAGCGGCGGGGCGCCGGGAAGCCGCGGCGACGGAACGCCCGCGGTCGCGAGTGCGATAGCCATTCCAACGAACAGCACGACGAGCGCGCTCGCCCGTCTGCGTCCCAGCGCGATCGCGACCAGCGCGATGACGGCCGCCGCGGCCGCGAGGGTGAGGTCCTCGAGCGCGAGCCCTGCCCCCGTCTCGAGCAGGAGGAGGGCGACGGCGAACTGCACCCCCCGGATCACCGGCTCGCCGATCCACCGTTCCACCTCGGCGAGCGCTCCGGTAGTGCCGATCCCGAGCAGGACGACCCCGAGGACGAGGCCGGCGAGCGCGAGCTCGGCGTAGCTCAGCGCGCCGGCGATCGCGAGCGCGGCGAGCGCCTTCATCGGCTCGACCGAGATCGGAAGGCCGTAGCGGACTCCCCAGACGATCTGGAAGACGCCGAAGGCCAACAGCACGTGCGGGAGCGAGATCTCGGTCAGTGCCGCCATCGCAACCACTATCGGCAACACCGTGATCGAGTCTCCGACCGCTCCGGTCACCTCGCTGACGGAGAGCTCGAGTCGTCGGAGGCCCGAAACGTCCAGAGAGATGGCCACAGGAGGGATATACGGCCGAGAGGCATTACCCTTGTCAGAAACCGTATTCGGGACGGATTCCCGCACGAGGTAACCGAATGAAGTTACTTCGAGGGGTGCGAAGACCGTCACGGACATCCGTTAAAGTGAAAGTTCTCGGTTGGGAAATGGGCACATGAACCGATCGTCGGATCGGAGGTGGGTTGCGTGAGCGTCGAAGGCGACCAGCGGGCGATCCGCTGTCTCGTCGCGAAGGTCGGCCTCGATGGCCACGATCGGGGTGCACACGTCATCTCGCGAGCGTTTCGGGACGCGGGGTTCGAAGTGATCTACTCGGGGCTGCACAACGCGCCCGACGAGATCGTCCAGGCCGCCGTCCAGGAGGACGTCGACGTGCTCGGAATCTCCATCCTCTCGGGGGCGCACAACACGCTCATCCCGAAGATCGTCGCGGGGCTCGAGGAGTACGACGCCTTCGAGGACACGCTGATCATCGTCGGCGGCGTGATCC comes from the Halalkalicoccus sp. CG83 genome and includes:
- the pstA gene encoding phosphate ABC transporter permease PstA, producing the protein MASDATDVGKWFGDAGSIDRTTGRLFKWGCLGATALALFLMLVFLLYVFNDAFAPLSADPGWLLTFTGTVLLPMLGLGAYYYRRDPAAGRVAYTALGLPIVMGLFAGGVWLLFRHVAPPRMWFGFVVALAIVVALVRAHERIRPNATDERTVLLVGGTILALVGVPGLFPSLRNLVLSAPALPTVTVMFLLTFALPIATLAGWYVRKGRESTRAGTIALAVVLVAAGLGLVIGPVAGVLPATWVIAVSPVVGALVMYVDRVLRQGEGTSGFAFPVVVVAGILAGTAIADLADFAGPETWLNRDFLTGVHSTTAVEAGIYPALVGSVLILIVIVVSAFPVGIAAAVYLEEYAPSGGKLGRFIELIEINIANLAGVPSVVYGVLGLAIFINLLNMGVGTAVVAGFTVGLLILPIVIISTQEAIRSVPDSRRNASYAMGATKWQTVRNVVLPESMAGIFTGTILALGRAIGETAPLLMIGVPAVVRVSPESFFSRTGAMPRQILTWSTQIETDFRYGVLAAGVVTLLVVLLTMNATAIVLRNRYQQSR
- a CDS encoding ABC transporter ATP-binding protein — translated: MQNLLVAEDLRREYDGALALDGVSLSVERGEVFALIGPNGAGKTTLVRALTGTTEPDGGRASVLGSPPAEVDRSRIALLPQSFSPPRRLTARELLEYYAGLYDDSRPVGEVLAEVGMADDADTWYEKLSGGQQRRVCVGTALVNDPEVLFLDEPTTGIDPAGRRDLRTLIARLAAGGTTVFLTTHDMAEAERLADRVGLLADGRLVEVGSPSELVREHGGESRLIVETDAGTDALAGSGYRVSADDRRLVVHGIRPREIGEAVAALERAGIEYESLTWTESGLEDVYLALAGERDAETHARNPLAETGGAR
- a CDS encoding ABC transporter permease, with product MSATARIRAEFGAAWHSFVRRRTAVFFTFFFPVILIVIFGALVRTDPTGGGLFTEPPEYYLAGYLAVVVMFTPLSRVGSTVARHREGTRFEKLATTPLSRTEWLLAHTLVNVVLVGAASAVLLVVLLLITDAQFVPSPLLVPFVALGTALFCGFGAILGRVADSQDGVIAAANTVALPMLFLAETFVPPALLPEWMGPLIDLLPLTYFARGVRAVTSTGDPWLADLAVLAGLAVAFLLVGAYAIPRTD
- a CDS encoding putative sulfate/molybdate transporter; the protein is MAISLDVSGLRRLELSVSEVTGAVGDSITVLPIVVAMAALTEISLPHVLLAFGVFQIVWGVRYGLPISVEPMKALAALAIAGALSYAELALAGLVLGVVLLGIGTTGALAEVERWIGEPVIRGVQFAVALLLLETGAGLALEDLTLAAAAAVIALVAIALGRRRASALVVLFVGMAIALATAGVPSPRLPGAPPLPAIAGALTWRTADGVFAQLAMTIGNAALATSLLFSDLFDREVPADELSTSMGVTNLLAVPAGGIPMCHGCDGVAGKYEFGARTGGANLVLGVGYLALVPFASAAFLGAFPVAMLGVLLVMIAVSLGASVRSSSNLALSVSIGLLALVWNLGAAFVLGIVVHLAIERARRGA
- a CDS encoding cobalamin B12-binding domain-containing protein → MSVEGDQRAIRCLVAKVGLDGHDRGAHVISRAFRDAGFEVIYSGLHNAPDEIVQAAVQEDVDVLGISILSGAHNTLIPKIVAGLEEYDAFEDTLIIVGGVIPEKDKEPLREKGVDAIFGPGTPMKETIEFVRENAPER